The following nucleotide sequence is from uncultured Draconibacterium sp..
CTTGCCGCGATGTGGTTAAACCACTGATGTATGGAAATATTATTCATAAAAAATAAAGCAGCAACAGCCGCAAAAGCAACTCCGATAAGAATGAATTTGCTGGCTTTATTACGTGTTCTTATGTATAAAAATCCTTCCAGGGAGAGCACAACAAACATTAATCCGTAGCCCGAATGAAATTCAACATAGAAGAAATTGAGTGTGACTATGGTTAAGATTAAAAAGGTTAGAAATTCTATAATATTCAGAAACCCTAAAATCTTTACAATCTTCGTTGAAAGTTGTATTCGCGTGTGTTCAATAGCGGCCCGTTCAACAAACATTATTGAGAACATACTGGTTATCCAACCCGGTAATTTCCAGTAGAAGTTAAAATTATACAGAAAAGCATGACCGATAAGTCCTCCCAATGCGGTAGCTATTCCCATGATCAGGAAATATAGTTTGAAATAGGTAAATACCTTTTCAGAACTGTTATTTTGGTGAATTTTGTAGGCAAAAATGAAGCATAACACCGAAACAAGGAGATCGGTGAGGGTTACAACAGGTTCGTCGATTTTTGTTCCAAACAGAAATACGGTATTTATTTCTTCCATTAATTTTTAGTGTTTAAATAGTTAACACATTATGTTTTAAGTATAATGGATTGCTATTATTTTTGTTCAAAAACAGTACCGATTTTCATTTATTGAGTAGCTTTATCAAAAATCTAAATAACCAACGAGAAATCCAAATTATGAAAAAGACTTACATTTCTATTTTATTAATCTTTTCAACTTCTTGTTTTTCTGCGGCTAATCAACCAGAAAAGGAAAAACGTTTTAATGCCGAAAAAGACTTGCTGGTAATGCAATTCGATTGCAAAACCGATGTAGATGATATTCATTCGGCCGCAGCCTTTAAAACCTTGCTTTCGTCCCCTGATTTCAGTGCAGTCAATTACTTTGCAGTTGCCGGAACATACGGCATTCAGGAAGGATTGTACGTGCCGCCGAACGAGCTTTTTCAGCAGGCTTTTGAGGATAAATGGACCGATGCTCATGCAAACAAAGTGAAGGCAATTGAGAAGATGAAGAATGTGACACTTCAGTATCTACAAAAAGGAGGGAATGTTTGGATTGCAGAGGCCGGACAATCCGATTTTTCAGCAGAACTGATAAAAGCCATTCAGAAAGATGCTCCGGAAATTAATACTGCCGAACGAATTCATATTGTACAACACAGTAATTGGAATGAAGAGGTTACATCGCCAGAAAGCTTGGCTTATGCGAAAGCCAATAGTAAATACCATAAAATTCCTGATGGAAATGCAGTAGGTAACGGAACTCCGGGTTTTAGAACTCCGGGCTACAGCGATTGGAAAACAAAAATAAAGGATGCTGAACTTTTAAGCCTGTGGGAACTGGCTGTTGAAACCGGCCTGAAATACAACGGAAAAGACGGACGATACAACAATGAGGCAGTTGCCGCAGGAGGGCTTGATTTTTCAGATCTATGTGAAGTTTGCTGGATTTTGGGAATTGAAGACATTAAAAACACGGAGGAGTTTTTTAATACTTTTGGAAGGTAGTAGTTTTAGTATTTTACACCTTTAAAGAGTTATAATTGTTTATGCAGTCATACTGCAATTTATTCTTAAAAAGCTTTACTCCATTGACTTTTTTCGTTTATGATAAGCTTGTTTATTGTGTTTCAGGTTAACGATTTTAGTAGATATGGTTCGTCAAAAGGACTTTCCCGATAATTTATTTAGTTTTGGCCCTCGAAATTATTATACTATGGCTAAAAAGAAATTATTATGGGGAACCGTGATGGCTATTTTTCTGGCATCGTGCGGAGCGCCAAAAGTACTTACCACCCCAAAAACCGAAGCAACAAATTTTGAAGCAAACGGAAATTATTTGCAGGCACTGGCTGCCTGGACGAGTTATTTCGACGCCACAGCAATTGAAGATGTGGCAGGTGCTGATTTTGCTCAAGCAGCAAAAACCGCTTTTAAAGCTGATAATGCAGCGCAGGCAATCAGTTGGTTCGATCAGGCGCGTTATAAAAATTATGCCGATGCCGGTATGTACCAAACGCTGGCAGCCATTTACCAGCAACAGGATAATTTATCGAAAGAATTGTCGGCACTGGAGTACATCACCGAAAATTTCGGGAGCGATAATAGCGAAGTTAATACTCGGTTACTGGCTATTTACACCGAAATTGACGCAAACGATAAAGCTCTGGCTGTTTGGGATTCATTAGATGGTGTTTCGAAAGATAACGAGGCGAATCTCGACAATTATTTTGCAGTTAACAAGGCGCTTGAAAACAACACTGTTTGCGACAGTTTGGCTGAGGTATTACTCGAAAAGAATCCGGAACATCTGGATGCTTTGGAGTGGAATGCTAAAAAATATTACTGGGCCGGGCAAAATCGCTACGAGCGCGAAATGGCGAAATACAACAAAAACAAAACCCGAAAAAACTACAATACGCTTTTAAAAGAGCTTGATTTGGTAACTGCCGATTTTAAAAAGGCACTTCCATATTTAAATAAACTGTGGAAACTAAATCCCGGGAAAGAATATGCCGGATATTTGGCAAATATTTATGCCCGGTTTGGCAACGAAGACAAGACTGAATACTATAAGAATTATATGAAATAAAAAACGGCTGCTAAATCAATTAGCAGCCGTTTTCTTTATTGCATCTCAGGTTTATTTCTCCATCAAATTCTCTTTTAGGAAATTCACCATTTTGGTGTACAAATGCATACTAGTATTGCCACCCCGTATTCCGTGGTTGCGGTTGGTGTACATTGCCATTTCGAACTGCACACCGGCCTGTACCATTTTTTCAGTCATTTCAAAAGTGTTTTGTGCGTGTACATTATCGTCGGCAGTTCCGTGTACAATCAATAAGTTTCCTTTTATATCTCCGGCATGCGAAAGTGGCGAGTTATCATCATAACCTTCCGGATTTTCCTCCGGAGTGCGCATAAAACGCTCGGTGTAAACGGTATCGTAAAAACGCCAGCTTGTTACCGGGGCAACAGCAATACCGGCTCTAAACAGATCGCCACCTTTTTCAAGCGATAACAGTGTCATGAAACCACCATAACTCCAGCCAAAAATTGAAATGTTTTTAGCATCGACATAGGGCAGGGTAGTTAAATATTTTGCTGCTTCCACCTGGTCGTCCGATTCGTATTTTCCCAACTGCATGTAGGTTACTTTCCTGAAATCTTCGCCACGGGCACCTGTTCCGCGCCCATCGACACAAACCACCAGAAATCCTTCCTGTGCCAGGTATTCATTCCAGCTAATGCCACCCCACGAGTCTCTTACACTTTGTGAATTCGGTCCACTGTACTGTGTCATAAAAACCGGGTATTTTTTCGAAGCATCAAAATCATGAGGTTTTAGCATCCAGCCATTCAGCTCAATTCCTTCAGGCGTGGTAAAAGTGAAAAATTCCTTTTGCGGAATTTGCATTGTTTTAATGGTGTTCTTTAGTACCGTGTTGTCTTGCAGAAAGCGGATTTGTTCTCCTTTTTTATTGTCGTGCAACGTGATGTAATTAGGCACTTTCGCACTGCTGTAATAATTAATATAGTATTTGAAGTTGGTACTGAATACCGCACTATTTGTTCCTTCCAGAGTCGAGAGTTTTCCTTTTTCCTCTTTATCCTGACTAACATAGTAAACCTCGCGACGCAAAGGCGATTCGGCAGCAGCCTGGTAATAATAAAGTTCTTTCTCGGCATCGTAGCCATAAAAGTCGGTTACATCAAATTCGCCTTCCGTAAGTTGGGCAATTTCAAAACCTTGTTTGTCGTAGAGGTACAAATGCGACCAACCATCGCGCTCGCTTTGAACCACAAAACTTCCGTCCTCAAGATAAGTAAATGCATCAAGGAAATTTTCAGCAATGTAGCGGTCGTTTTTCTCTGTCAGGAAGTTGCGTGAGTCGCCGGTATAAGGGTTGGCGTATAAAATGTCGATTTGGTTTTGATGACGATTTAAACGCATAACAACCAATTCGTTGTCGTCGGGAGTCCACTTTAAGCGCGGAACGTAAATATCTGTTTTTTCGCCAATATCAACTTTAATAGCAATTTTAGTTTTCACTTCATACGAATAAACTTCTACCTTGGAGTTGGCTTCACCGGCTTTCGGGTATTTAAAAGTGTATTCTCCCGGATATAATTTATTATCGTTAATTGTTGGGGCAGCACCAGCATACATCGGCATTGAAAATTCGCGTACTTCAGTTTCGTCAAAACGAATGTAGGCCAGAAATTTGCTGTCGGGCGACCACCAAAAAGCTTTATTGAAGCCAAATTCTTCTTCATAAACCCAGTCGGGAGCCCCGTTTATAATCTCATTAAATTTTCCATCAGTTGTTGCCTGGTGCGTACTTCCAAACCTCAAATTCTTGATGAAAATATTATTGTCGCGTACATAGGCCACGTAATTACCATCGGGCGAAAAAGTTGCCAGCTGCTGTGCGCCTTTGTCCGAAAGTTGCGAAAGCTCTTCGGTAACTGAATTCCAAACATAAAACTCAGCCGTATACGAGTGGCGATAAATCGATTTGCGCTCGGTTGTCAACAATATTTTTGTTTCGTCATCGCTGAATTCGTAGGCAGAAAAGGAAGAAATAGGGGCATCCTTAACCTTGGTAATATCAAAAAGAACCTCAACTTCTTCACCGGTTTGGTAGCTGTACTTTACAATCTGGGTTTGTCTCTCCATCGTAGTGTAGTGGATTCCGTCGTTCATCGAACGCAGTCCGTAAACCGACTGTGCCCGAAAAGTACCTTTCTGTAAAATATCTTCTAAAGTAATTTTTTGCGTCTGTTGCGCCTGTACCGTAAAAACGGTCAAAAATGTGACCAATAAAATTAGCAGTTTCTTCATTTTCTTGTGTTTTGTATGGTGAACAAAAATAGAAAAATGTTCATCTAATGTTCAACGACATTTAAAGAATATCAGAAATTAAACAAGAGGAAATTCTTTTGAGTTGCCCATCAGCAATTTTAACTGCTAAAGAAAAGTTGCAATAATGTACATTTTGGAGCATATAAAAGGATGCGACCCGTGTAGCTGTCAGTACCGGATGCATCCTTTTTCGCTTTAATCCAAATCTACTTCTATTCTAAAAGTTCGTAATCGTGCATTTCTTTCATAAACGAAACAAAGTCATCTTTTTTGTCCGAATCCATCCATTGCATCGCACTGCGAGGGTGTTCGTTTAAGGCACCGGTAATTAAATATGGAATGTGGTAACCCCAGTCGATTTTTTCCTGCCATGGTTTTACATGCGTTTGAATGGCTTCGAGCAATGGAAGTAACCGGTATTTCGGATTTTTTAGGAAC
It contains:
- a CDS encoding S9 family peptidase → MKKLLILLVTFLTVFTVQAQQTQKITLEDILQKGTFRAQSVYGLRSMNDGIHYTTMERQTQIVKYSYQTGEEVEVLFDITKVKDAPISSFSAYEFSDDETKILLTTERKSIYRHSYTAEFYVWNSVTEELSQLSDKGAQQLATFSPDGNYVAYVRDNNIFIKNLRFGSTHQATTDGKFNEIINGAPDWVYEEEFGFNKAFWWSPDSKFLAYIRFDETEVREFSMPMYAGAAPTINDNKLYPGEYTFKYPKAGEANSKVEVYSYEVKTKIAIKVDIGEKTDIYVPRLKWTPDDNELVVMRLNRHQNQIDILYANPYTGDSRNFLTEKNDRYIAENFLDAFTYLEDGSFVVQSERDGWSHLYLYDKQGFEIAQLTEGEFDVTDFYGYDAEKELYYYQAAAESPLRREVYYVSQDKEEKGKLSTLEGTNSAVFSTNFKYYINYYSSAKVPNYITLHDNKKGEQIRFLQDNTVLKNTIKTMQIPQKEFFTFTTPEGIELNGWMLKPHDFDASKKYPVFMTQYSGPNSQSVRDSWGGISWNEYLAQEGFLVVCVDGRGTGARGEDFRKVTYMQLGKYESDDQVEAAKYLTTLPYVDAKNISIFGWSYGGFMTLLSLEKGGDLFRAGIAVAPVTSWRFYDTVYTERFMRTPEENPEGYDDNSPLSHAGDIKGNLLIVHGTADDNVHAQNTFEMTEKMVQAGVQFEMAMYTNRNHGIRGGNTSMHLYTKMVNFLKENLMEK